In Persicobacter psychrovividus, the genomic window AGCATACAGTTTTTTGGCATCGTCAAGACAACAAACAGAAACCCCAGAATTCCCCACTTTTCCATATATATCAGGTCTTTCTGCTGGGTCTGAGCCATATAGTGTAACGGAGTCAAAAGCGGTTGACAAGCGTTTGGCGGGTAAACCTGCACTAACATAATGAAAACGCCGATTGGTACGCTCAGGTCCCCCCTCACCAGCAAACATCCTCGTGGGATCCTCCCCTTCTCGCTTAAAAGGAAACACCCCCGCTGTATAAGGAAATCGACCAGGCAAATTCTCCTGACGCAACCACCGTAATCGATCACCAAATCCCTGATATGTCGGCATCAGTACTTTGGGCAACTTCGTGCCCGACAATGATAGGGTATAATTACTGACTTTAATCTTTTTGTTTCTAACCTGATATTCAACCTCTTCCCGACTATACTCCTCTGCTAACGCCTCCCAGGTAGACAATTCAGCCCAGTTCTCATGGTCCATTTTTTGTCGCAACTCGGCTATTTTTGTTTCAATCGTTGACAAATCAGGGAGCATTTCTTTCGTCATTTCCAGTGCCTGAACCTGCTGTGCTGTTTCACTGTCGCGTGCCACTTTGGTATTATAGTTTCTGATAACTTCTGCTATCTCAGACAAGTAACGGACGCGTGCAGGAGGAATAATTTCATTGCGACGTTTTATGGACCCCTCTTCCGAGACAGAATAGGTACGATGATAGTTTTGCGACAATTTATGGACAATCTGCTGATAAGTATGCTCGACGCCCTGCCCATTGAAATGAGAAGCGACGGTCATAAAAACGGGTAGTTGCTCGTCGGGCGTCTCCCAATCCTGATGGTTTCTTCGGTATTGTTTGCGCAAATCTCGAAGCGCATCTTCAGCACCTCTTTTGTCGGCCTTATTCAGTACGATAAAGTCCGCAAAATCAAGCATATCTATTTTCTCTAACTGACTCGCTGCTCCATATTCTGGCGTCATGACATAGACCGTATGATCAGCAATATCCACCATTTCCGAGCTTGATTGACCAATACCCGAGCTTTCCAAAATGATGAAATCATAAGCCGCCACTTTTAGAATGTTCACCGCGTCCCTAATATGTCCACTTAACGCAACATTTTCAGCGCGAGTAGCCATGGATCGAAGGTAAACCTGCTCATTATGAATACAATTCATTCTTATTCGATCGCCAAGCAGCGCCCCTCCTGTTCGCCTTCTACTGGGATCAACAGAAATAATCCCAATCATTTTGTCAGGATAATCCCTAATCAGTCGTCGTATAAGTTCATCTGTAACGGTAGATTTTCCCGCCCCACCTGTTCCGGTTATCCCAAGTACAGGAATATTCGTTGATTCCGCTTGTTTATATAGCTCTTTAAGCGACAAATCATGGACAGAAATTTCATTTTCCACGGCAGAAATTGCTTTTGCGACTAAATAGGGATTCTTTGCCGACAGATCATGGACGGAAATTTCATTTTCACCACGCGGAAAATCCGCCTTACGCACCAGATCATTGATCATGCCCTGCAAGCCCATTTTTCTGCCATCATCTGGAGAATAAATTTTCTTGATGCCGTATTGGTGTAGCTCAGTAATTTCATCGGGCAGAATAGTCCCTCCGCCACCACCAAAAATCAGAATATCCGCCGCTCCCTTTTCCGAAAGCAGGTCATACATATACTTAAAAAATTCCAAATGCCCCCCCTGATAGGAAGTAATGGCAATGGCCTGTGCATCCTCCTGAATGGCACAGTCAACAATCTCATTTACAGAACGATTATGACCAAGATGGATCACTTCTACCCCTGCATGTTGCATCAGCCGACGCATAATATTAATCGCAGCATCGTGCCCATCAAACAAGGAGGCAGCAGTAACAATACGTACAAAATTTTTAGGCTGATAAGGCTTCTCGGCTTTCATATAAGGGCTATTTTGGGTTCACTTCTAATATAAATTGATCATTTTCTGATCAAGTCGCAAACGTTAGAATAATTAATCTGCCCATTAAATTCAAAAATGATTTGATTCTGTTATCTTGCGCGACAAATTAGGGAGTACAACTATCTTTACAATATGAATACTGATCGTAACAATAAGCTACCCGCTCTTTTCTCCCCTGTAATTGCAGGAACCATGACATGGGGAAAGTGGGGTGCACAATTTAATACCAAGGAATATCTTGCCCTTATAGAGGCCTGTTTAGAAAATGGCATTGATACTTTTGACCATGCTGATATTTATGGAAATTACTCCACTGAACAGGAATTTGGGAAGGCCTTGGCGGATCACAGCAGCCTGAGATCTTCCATGAAGATTATTACAAAATGTGGTATTTGCATGCCTTGCGACGCTCGTCCAGCTTTTACTACAAAACATTATGATTACAGCGCAAAACATATTCGTTCCTCCGTTGAACAATCGCTGACGAATTTTAATACGGATTACCTTGATTTTTTACTTCTTCACCGACCAAGCCCCTTAGTGGACACCTCGGTTGTTGCAGAAGTTTTTGACGAACTCAAGCAAGAAGGTAAAGTGCTCCACTTTGGAGTTTCCAATTTTACACCCAGCCAATTTGAGCATCTTAATAGTCTTACACCGCTGTCCACCAACCAGGTAGAGTGCAATTTACTAAAGCCTGATGCATTTACAGACGGGACCTTTGATCAAGCCCGACAAAAAGGCTACCAGCCAACCATCTGGTCTCCTTTAGGCGGAGGGAAATTATTCAAAGCGGAAAAAGGCGAACGAGAAAACAGGATCATTGACGCTGCTCAGCCCATCATGGAAAAATATGGTGTGCAACTCGATCAGCTACTGTTGATTTGGTTATGTCAGCATCCTGCACTACCTGTACCCGTGCTTGGAACAACAAAAATACAGCGATTGAAAGACGCCCTTGAAGGATTGCAACATCAATTGACGACCCAGGAATGGTTCGTATTGTATGAGGCATATCTTGGCGAAGAAATTCCTTGATCGCATTAGGGACATCATAAAAGGTAGGCCATGATCAGTGAATATTCCATTTGCGGATAAACTAATTTTAATGGCTTACCTTTACTGATTACTGCATTTTTACATTATGAACCCACCCCAGTGGCTGGAGGATATAAACCATTTCGGGCATCCTCAATGCATACCGAATTATAAAATACTGGTGCTCAAATCATTAAAAGTTACATAAGTACCAAAAATTAAAACAAAATGGCTAAATTTTATATATACTTATCAAACGGAGCCATTTTGATTTATGAAGAATTTACAAAAACACGCCCTTCTACTCAATGCTGATTACAGTGCTTTAGCAGTATGTGACAGTTACAAGGCCTTTTTATTGGTATATTTGAATAAAGCTGAATTAGTCAATCAGGCTGAAGGAGAATATCTGCGCACCATTAACCATCGCTATCCGCTGCCGTCCATCATCAAGCTGAAAAATTATGTTAATGTCCCATTTCAGAAAGTGATTCTTTCTAAGCCCAATATATTCAAAAGGGACAATCATCAGTGTGTTTACTGTGACGAAACCAAGGACCTCACCCTTGACCACCTCATTCCTCGTTCGAAAGGCGGACCTTCCACCTGGAAAAACCTCGTAACAGCCTGTAAAAGATGCAATGCAAAAAAAGGAGATAGGAGCATTGAACAAGCCAATATGACTTTGCGCCATCAACCCTTTAGGCCCTCTTTTCTATTGATGCTTAAAAATACCATCAAGACCAATAAAAGCTGGCGCCAGTATCTTCAGTCCTCCTAAAATAAATCTGTAAGGTTTTCGGCTATTTTTATGGTTTTATCGTTCAATTAAATGATCAAACCCAAAAAAATAAAGCCCAACAGCATGGTAAATGATTGCCCTAAACTTCTAATGGATAGCCTTGACCTGATTGGTAAAACGCCAATGGTGAAGGTAAATCGTATAGACACAGGCGTTTGTGATTTATACCTGAAAATGGAATCGCTCAACCCCGGTGGGTCTATAAAAGATCGAATTGGTTTGTCGATGATCATTGATGCCGAAGAAAAGGGCTATTTAAAACCTGGAGGAACCATTGTAGAAGCCACTGCTGGAAATACGGGCATTGGCTTGGCATTGGTCGCCGCTGTAAAAGGATACGAATTAATTTTGGTGATTCCTGATAAAATGAGTCAGGAGAAAGTGCAGCACCTGCGTGCAATGGGCACTAAAATTATTATCACAAGATCTGATGTAAACAAAGGTCATCCAGCATATTACCAAGATTTAGCTAAAAAAATTGCCCAAGAAACCCCCAACGCCTATTATATCAATCAGTTTGAAAATAGCGCCAACCCTAAAGCACACTACACCACTACAGGTCCTGAAATTGCCGAGCAACTGCAAGGCAAGGTAGATGCGATTGTCGTAGGTGTAGGCTCTTCGGGAACGGTTACGGGCTTGAGCAAATATTTTAAAGCACACTATCCAGCGACTGAAATTATCCTTGCAGACCCAAAAGGCAGCATCATGGCGGACTTTATCAATAAAGGAAAGTTTGATCAGGCAGGCTCTTGGGTGGTCGAAGGAATCGGGGAGGATTTTGTTCCTGACATCGGTGATTTTTCGGCCGTAAGTGAAGCGATTACTGTCGATGATGAAACAAGCCTGAACACTGCACGGGAACTTCTTCGCAAGGAAGGTTTATTGGGTGGTTCTTCATCAGGAACACTCCTTGCAGCTGCCATCGCTTACTGTAAAGCGCAAACTTCACCCAAAAATGTCGTTACGTTTGTCTGCGACACAGGCAACAAATATCTGTCTAAGATGTACAATGATTTTTGGATGAAAGACCGTGGTTTTATCCGACAGGAACAATTCGGCGATTTAAGAGACCTCCTTTCTCGAAGGTATGACCTGGGGGAAGTGGTTACCTTAAAAAAGGAAGATACCGTGGATATGGCCTTGAATAACATGAAGCTGTATGAAATATCTCAACTTCCAATCATGGATCAGGATAAGATTATCGGTATAGTGGATGAGTCCGATCTTTTGGTGGCATTAAACGATCAACAACTGAACTTTAATCATCCTGTGAGTAACTGTATGACTTCCGATCTGAAACTCATTAACAAAGAAGCAAGCCTAAGTGAGTTACAATCATTGCTAAAACAGGGATTAACGGCAATACTGATCGATCAGGGTAAATTTCTTGGATTAATTACCCCGATTGATTTGCTAAATTACATGAGAAAAACATTAAAATAACCTATATTGCTTACAAAATTTGAACATCAATCAATAACCTAATACGATCAACCATGAAAAAATTATTCATTCTCATTCCTGCGTTTATTTGTCTTACTTTCGCCAATGTTAATGCACAAAAGACCAATATTTCTAATGAAGAAATCCAAATGATTCACTCAGAAATTCAGTTGGAAAAAAAGGCTGTTTTTGTCGAAAATATGCAATTGAAGCCTGAGCACAGCGAGGCTTTTTGGGCTATTTATGCTGATTACGAAAAAGAAATGTCCAATTATTCTTTAGATGTTATCAAAAACTTAATCGCCTTTGCTGAGTTGGAAAAAGCAAAACTCTCAGCAGACCAACTTGATGAAGTTGCTAAAAACTACTTCAAAAAAGAAAAAAATATTCTGAAAATTCAAGAACGTTATTTCAAGCGCATTCAAAAAGAAATCAATGTTTATGTCGCTGTCAGATTCTTCCAAATTGAAAATGTTGTAGATACACAACTACGCATTGCTCAAGGCGTAAATACTCCTTTGGTAAAAGAATAAGAGTCCTAAAAAATAAAGGCTACCCTTTCGGTAGCCTTTATTTTTTTCAGTTTCGTAAATATTATGTAAAATAAACAACTGCTGTAATTAAACTTATCGCATGTAGTCTTGATACTAAGCAACTAATCAACGACCTACTAATCAGCCGTTTACACTTTCTTTTTCTCCGCGTCCTTTATAAGTCTGTAATTGCAGGATTCCCTGATTCAACCAAATGCCATTCATGGCCAAAGCATACATTTCATCTTCCCCAGGAAATACTTCTACTTTGGATAAGAAAGAAACGCGGGCTTTAATTTTATCAACAAGGTAATCACTTTTTGCTAATCCACCAGTTAGTATTATCGCATCCACACTACCCGCAAAAATAGTGGCAAGGGAGCCGATCTCTTTACTCACCTGATAGGCCATCAATTCATAAAACTGAATAGCTGATTCATCTCCTTTTTCTGCAAGTTGTTCAATTTTATAGGCATCATTAGTCCCCAAATAAGCGACCATCCCACCGTGTCCAACAACCATCTTCAGCATTTCAGCCTCTGAATATTTTCCACTGAAGGCGGCACGAATCAAATCGCCTGCGGGTAAGCTCCCCGAACGCTCAGGTGAAACTGGCCCTTCCCCATCGAGTGCCTGATTAACATCCACGACCTTTCCATTTTGGTGTGCGCCAACTGAAACGCCTCCGCCCATATGAGCGATGATCAAGTTCATTTGGTCATAAGGCTTTTTAGTTATGCCTGCATAATGACGCGCCACGGCTTTATGATTGAGCGCATGAAAGATAGAACGACGCTTAAAATTTGGATGCCCTGTCAGCTTGGCAATTTCAGACATTTCATCGACCACCACGGGGTCTGCAATATAAGCCTTGATTCCTTTAGTGCTGGTTTTGGCAATTTCATGAGCAATTGAAGCGCCAAGATTGGAGGCATGCTGCAAATCACCATGAACCAAATCATAAAGCATATCCTCATTGACCTCATAAATCCCCGACGAAATTGGTTTCAACAGTCCACCACGACCAATGACCATATCTAAAGAATCAATCTCAATGTTTGCCGCAGAAAGACACTCCAAAATGGTATGCTTGCGCAGTTCCATTTGATCAAAAATGGTGTCGAACTGATCCAGCTCCTCGCTTTGGTGTTTTATCGTTTCAGAGATCAAAACCAACTCTCCACTATAAACAGCAATTTTGGTTGAGGTAGATCCTGGGTTTAGGGTTAATATTTTTAAACTTTTCATGGGTCAATGTTTAATCTTTTAAAACAAGTGCTGCAGCAGCCAACATAATAGAGTTCAGTTTCGATTGTGGGCTGTCCGCACGCGAGGTCAATACTATAGGGCATTTGGCGCCTAAAATTACCGCCGCACTGGGGCTATGCCCAATAAACGCAAAGGCTTTATATAGTATATTACCTGAATCCAAATTTGGTGCCAAAAGCAGGTCTGCCTGTCCCGCCACATCAGAAGTGATTTTTTTATGCTGAGCACTTTCCATACTCACGGCATTGTCCAAAGCCAAAGGACCATCTATCACACAATTTTTAATCTGACCACGAAGATTCATTACCGTCAGTGCCGAGGCATCCAAGGTGGCTTGCATTGCAGGATTAACAACTTCAACAGCAGCTATGGCTGCTACTTTAGGCAATTCATAGCCTATTTTTCGCATGAAGCTCACTGAGTTTTCTACAATCGCTACCTTTTGGTTGAGATCAGGATCGATATTCATTGCAGCATCTGTAACTGCCACTACCCTATTTTGACTCGGCATCTCAAAAAATGCCAAATGAGACATCACTTTAGAAGCTTTCAGATTAAACGTCTTATCAAGAACACGCTTTAACAATGTACCCGTTGATATAAGGCCCTTCATTAGAATGTCAGCCTTACCTTCTGCTATATATGCAACGGCCTGATAAACGGCTTTATCATCATCGGACTCATCAACAATTTCAACCTGATTGAAAACGAAATTATTTTGCTCAATAACCATCTTAATCTTATCCGCATCACCAACAAGGATAGGAAAAACATAGCCAGCACTCGCCGCCTCACTCACCGCCGCCAAAACATAATCATCTGCAGCTACTGCGACCACTAAACGAGGTTTAATGGATGCATCGATTAACAGTTGGCTCAAATCTGATAATTTCGTTAAACTCATTATCGTTAGGTTTTAGTTTGAATCGTAATTAAAAACTTTAAAATACAAAATAAAGTGCATATAAATTGGGCCGCAAAACCAACTAATATTTCGCTAAGACGCCTAATTCCATATGCTTAAAGCGTAGCAAACGGACACCTTTCCATCAACAAAATACTGATCATTACTTTTTGCCAAATTTTATTTCGCTCAATTGATATATCAAAAAATTCTGTCTTTTTCTTCAGAACGCGACACTTGATAACTTCAGAATTTATCGCCAAGCAATCAAATCAAGCCAATAGTTAAAGCCTGCAACAATTAAAGTGGTAAATTTTACCACTTCATGAACAGCCCCCTTTTCTCTTTAAGCCCTGTCAATTTAGAATAATTAGACAAGGGTAAAAGCAAAGCCTCACAAATATTGATCAGCAATTCATTCCCAGAGGAAATTTAAATACGATGGCAGATTTAGGAAGTCTTGCAGTACGCAGTTTGAAAAGGAGTATTCTGTAGCGAATGAAAAATCTATATGATTCTGCGACATTTACGGACAATGGAAAATCATGAATAATTTAGGGATCAAACCACTATTCTTCTTCAAAGATCGCTATTCCCACGCAAAAGACCTATATACAAAACCGCAGTATCTCGGAATAGACACAGCATTATTTAGCAGAAGTCAAAGTGGTAAAATTTACCACTTCATAATTAGAAGTGGTTGTTTGAAACGATAGCACTATCGGTTCTTTAGCCATAAGGTGCCAAAGTCAAGATAGCGTAGGAGCATTACATTCATTTCTACATAGAAAGTCAAAAAAATTAGAGTGCTTAACGAGGCGAGGATAATCTATCGCGGGAGAGAAAATGTAGTTGTAGCCTACCATCTGAGAACATCGCAACAGTGGCAAAGCACTTGCCTTTCTACAGAAGTCTAATTCATTTATCACCCCCAAAAACGTGTAAATTGTAATATGGTAGATCGAATTTCAAGTGGTAAATTTTACCACTTCACCAAAGAACGCCTCGGCACCTCGATAAAAAACAAGTGTCGATTCAGAACAACAGAACGATACCACTCCAATAATTTAATCGTTATCAAGTGCCTTCACGACCAAATCAAACACCCATTATTGAAGTGGTAAAATTTACCACTTCAATAATTATTTGGAAATCGTATGCGATTTAATGGAAAAACGATGAATTTTTACGAATCAAAAGAAAACTTTTCTTGACAAGGAGTGAGAATAAAAACAAAATTTATACCTTTATAATCTCCAAAGCAGGACAGCCAAAAAAGTTCTCAGAACAAAAATAGAACTACAATTCGCATCGTAAAGTGGTAAATTTTACCACTTCATCCCAAAAGCATTTTTCAGCGATTTTTATAAATCATCTTTTGAGGAAGCAATTGCAGCAGTAGCGATCAAGGCAAGTCGATGAGTAAGCCGATTCATTTTAATTATAATGACAAAGAAACAACCCATTATTTTAGCATTTGCCAACCGCAAAGGGGGAGTGGCAAAAACAACAAGTGTCGCCAGTATGGGCGCATGCTTAGCCAAATTAGGATACCGTACCTTGATCATGGACTTGGACTCGCAGGGCAACCTTTCCAATGGTTTGGGCTTTGAAATGTCTGATGACCGAAACATCACGTCAGTATTCCGAAAAAATTACAAGCTCGAAGACATCATTATTTCATTGGAGGAAAACCTGCACATGACTTGTAGTAACGATTCTCTTGCTGATTATGAAACAGAGTTGAACGCAAGCCTGGGCCGAGAATTTAAGCTCAAAAAAACCATTGCCGAAATTCATGACAAATATGATTTCATTTTATTGGATTGCCCTCCATCGCTTGGAATCATAACCGTTAACGCATTGGTCGCAGCAAGCCGCGTGATTGTGCCTTTGCATGCACAAAAATACAGCCTCGATGGATTACGTAAAGTCATTTCCATTATTGAGGAAATAAAAGATGCTGGTGCGAATAATGAATTGGCTTTGGCGGGTGCTTTTTTCACTCAGTATAATAGCCGTGCAGTCCTTTCACAGGAAGCCGTGAATCAGGTAAGCGAACTGATTGGAGATGATATATTGATGAAAACCAATATCCGTCAGAATATCTCCCTGGCTGAATCTGTAGAAATAGGGCAACATATTCTTGATTATGCACCGACTTCCAACGGGGCAAAAGATTACCTCAACTTAACAAAAGAATTGGTCGAAACTTTTAATTGATTCTGATTTTATGGCAAAAAAATTCCAAATGGCTAAAGAAAAGAATG contains:
- a CDS encoding cystathionine beta-synthase, which encodes MDSLDLIGKTPMVKVNRIDTGVCDLYLKMESLNPGGSIKDRIGLSMIIDAEEKGYLKPGGTIVEATAGNTGIGLALVAAVKGYELILVIPDKMSQEKVQHLRAMGTKIIITRSDVNKGHPAYYQDLAKKIAQETPNAYYINQFENSANPKAHYTTTGPEIAEQLQGKVDAIVVGVGSSGTVTGLSKYFKAHYPATEIILADPKGSIMADFINKGKFDQAGSWVVEGIGEDFVPDIGDFSAVSEAITVDDETSLNTARELLRKEGLLGGSSSGTLLAAAIAYCKAQTSPKNVVTFVCDTGNKYLSKMYNDFWMKDRGFIRQEQFGDLRDLLSRRYDLGEVVTLKKEDTVDMALNNMKLYEISQLPIMDQDKIIGIVDESDLLVALNDQQLNFNHPVSNCMTSDLKLINKEASLSELQSLLKQGLTAILIDQGKFLGLITPIDLLNYMRKTLK
- the buk gene encoding butyrate kinase, which codes for MKSLKILTLNPGSTSTKIAVYSGELVLISETIKHQSEELDQFDTIFDQMELRKHTILECLSAANIEIDSLDMVIGRGGLLKPISSGIYEVNEDMLYDLVHGDLQHASNLGASIAHEIAKTSTKGIKAYIADPVVVDEMSEIAKLTGHPNFKRRSIFHALNHKAVARHYAGITKKPYDQMNLIIAHMGGGVSVGAHQNGKVVDVNQALDGEGPVSPERSGSLPAGDLIRAAFSGKYSEAEMLKMVVGHGGMVAYLGTNDAYKIEQLAEKGDESAIQFYELMAYQVSKEIGSLATIFAGSVDAIILTGGLAKSDYLVDKIKARVSFLSKVEVFPGEDEMYALAMNGIWLNQGILQLQTYKGRGEKESVNG
- a CDS encoding methylmalonyl-CoA mutase family protein, which translates into the protein MKAEKPYQPKNFVRIVTAASLFDGHDAAINIMRRLMQHAGVEVIHLGHNRSVNEIVDCAIQEDAQAIAITSYQGGHLEFFKYMYDLLSEKGAADILIFGGGGGTILPDEITELHQYGIKKIYSPDDGRKMGLQGMINDLVRKADFPRGENEISVHDLSAKNPYLVAKAISAVENEISVHDLSLKELYKQAESTNIPVLGITGTGGAGKSTVTDELIRRLIRDYPDKMIGIISVDPSRRRTGGALLGDRIRMNCIHNEQVYLRSMATRAENVALSGHIRDAVNILKVAAYDFIILESSGIGQSSSEMVDIADHTVYVMTPEYGAASQLEKIDMLDFADFIVLNKADKRGAEDALRDLRKQYRRNHQDWETPDEQLPVFMTVASHFNGQGVEHTYQQIVHKLSQNYHRTYSVSEEGSIKRRNEIIPPARVRYLSEIAEVIRNYNTKVARDSETAQQVQALEMTKEMLPDLSTIETKIAELRQKMDHENWAELSTWEALAEEYSREEVEYQVRNKKIKVSNYTLSLSGTKLPKVLMPTYQGFGDRLRWLRQENLPGRFPYTAGVFPFKREGEDPTRMFAGEGGPERTNRRFHYVSAGLPAKRLSTAFDSVTLYGSDPAERPDIYGKVGNSGVSVCCLDDAKKLYAGFDLSDPKTSVSMTINGPAAVITAFFMNAAIDQNCEKYIHQHGLELEVRQKMDDIFKRRGQKKPTYQGPLPSGNDGLGTFLLGVSGSDVLPEEIYRQIRDETLSQVRGTVQADILKEDQAQNTCIFSTDFSLRLMGDMQLYFTAHQINNFYSVSISGYHIAEAGANPITQLAFTLANGFTYVEYYLARGLKVDDFVPNLSFFFSNGIDPEYAVIGRVARRIWAKAMKYKYHANSRAQKLKYHIQTSGRSLHAQDIAFNDIRTTLQALYAIYDNCNSLHTNAYDEAITTPTEESVRRAMAIQLVINKELGLAKNENPLQGAFIIEALTDLVEEAVLAEFDRLTDRGGVLGAMETMYQRSKIQEESMHYEQKKADGSLPLIGVNTFLSSTGSPIETPGEVIRATADEKRYQINMLNDFQKAMSGESEQQLERLKAAAIAGENMFNQLMETVKFCSLGQITAALYEVGGQYRRNM
- a CDS encoding aldo/keto reductase codes for the protein MNTDRNNKLPALFSPVIAGTMTWGKWGAQFNTKEYLALIEACLENGIDTFDHADIYGNYSTEQEFGKALADHSSLRSSMKIITKCGICMPCDARPAFTTKHYDYSAKHIRSSVEQSLTNFNTDYLDFLLLHRPSPLVDTSVVAEVFDELKQEGKVLHFGVSNFTPSQFEHLNSLTPLSTNQVECNLLKPDAFTDGTFDQARQKGYQPTIWSPLGGGKLFKAEKGERENRIIDAAQPIMEKYGVQLDQLLLIWLCQHPALPVPVLGTTKIQRLKDALEGLQHQLTTQEWFVLYEAYLGEEIP
- a CDS encoding bifunctional enoyl-CoA hydratase/phosphate acetyltransferase, translating into MSLTKLSDLSQLLIDASIKPRLVVAVAADDYVLAAVSEAASAGYVFPILVGDADKIKMVIEQNNFVFNQVEIVDESDDDKAVYQAVAYIAEGKADILMKGLISTGTLLKRVLDKTFNLKASKVMSHLAFFEMPSQNRVVAVTDAAMNIDPDLNQKVAIVENSVSFMRKIGYELPKVAAIAAVEVVNPAMQATLDASALTVMNLRGQIKNCVIDGPLALDNAVSMESAQHKKITSDVAGQADLLLAPNLDSGNILYKAFAFIGHSPSAAVILGAKCPIVLTSRADSPQSKLNSIMLAAAALVLKD
- a CDS encoding ParA family protein codes for the protein MTKKQPIILAFANRKGGVAKTTSVASMGACLAKLGYRTLIMDLDSQGNLSNGLGFEMSDDRNITSVFRKNYKLEDIIISLEENLHMTCSNDSLADYETELNASLGREFKLKKTIAEIHDKYDFILLDCPPSLGIITVNALVAASRVIVPLHAQKYSLDGLRKVISIIEEIKDAGANNELALAGAFFTQYNSRAVLSQEAVNQVSELIGDDILMKTNIRQNISLAESVEIGQHILDYAPTSNGAKDYLNLTKELVETFN
- a CDS encoding HNH endonuclease, encoding MKNLQKHALLLNADYSALAVCDSYKAFLLVYLNKAELVNQAEGEYLRTINHRYPLPSIIKLKNYVNVPFQKVILSKPNIFKRDNHQCVYCDETKDLTLDHLIPRSKGGPSTWKNLVTACKRCNAKKGDRSIEQANMTLRHQPFRPSFLLMLKNTIKTNKSWRQYLQSS